One genomic segment of Amycolatopsis granulosa includes these proteins:
- a CDS encoding chromosome segregation protein, whose translation MSLGDERELVPLGAGFDLVKRGYDRHQVDEHLERLDSDLKMLAADRDAAISQAGDLARQLEQARGDIENLRGQVERLGQPPTTVEGLSERLQRMLRLAQEEAADTRARAEAEAGHIRAKAEADASAMRARYEQLLAELDARRKEMEAEHRKVLETARAEAESITTKAREERDRLDREAEQRRTQVEEDFEIAMATRRAEAMQVLAEQEATSKAEAERRVREATDEAAAIRKKVAEEEAAANAEIERRRRESIEDANRRRTESITEANARLAEASDEAARRVREATEESNRRINAAADRVEALRKLRAGIAEQVKAAREVLVEANSVLGDAEPVIEPLPEEREATSAGKPAGRQ comes from the coding sequence ATGAGCCTTGGCGACGAACGAGAGCTGGTACCGCTCGGCGCGGGTTTCGACCTGGTCAAGCGCGGCTACGACCGCCACCAGGTCGACGAGCACCTCGAACGGCTGGACAGCGATCTGAAAATGCTCGCCGCCGACCGGGACGCCGCCATCTCGCAGGCCGGCGACCTCGCCCGGCAGCTCGAGCAGGCTCGCGGGGATATCGAGAACCTGCGGGGGCAGGTGGAGCGGCTGGGCCAGCCGCCGACCACGGTCGAAGGACTGTCCGAGCGGCTGCAGCGCATGCTGCGGCTGGCGCAGGAGGAAGCCGCGGACACCCGCGCCCGCGCGGAGGCCGAGGCCGGGCACATCCGGGCCAAGGCCGAGGCGGACGCCAGCGCCATGCGGGCCCGCTACGAGCAGTTGCTGGCCGAGCTGGACGCACGGCGCAAGGAGATGGAGGCCGAGCACCGCAAGGTGCTGGAGACCGCGCGCGCCGAGGCCGAGTCGATCACGACCAAGGCCAGGGAGGAGCGGGACCGCCTCGACCGCGAGGCCGAGCAGCGCCGCACCCAGGTCGAAGAGGACTTCGAGATCGCGATGGCGACGCGACGCGCGGAGGCGATGCAGGTGCTCGCCGAGCAGGAGGCGACCAGCAAGGCGGAAGCCGAGCGGCGCGTGCGCGAAGCGACGGACGAAGCCGCGGCCATCCGCAAGAAGGTCGCCGAGGAGGAGGCCGCCGCGAACGCCGAGATCGAGCGCCGCCGCCGCGAGTCCATCGAGGACGCCAACCGGCGCCGGACGGAGTCGATCACCGAGGCGAACGCGCGGCTGGCGGAGGCGTCCGACGAGGCAGCGCGCCGCGTGCGCGAGGCCACGGAGGAGTCGAACCGCCGCATCAACGCGGCGGCCGACCGGGTCGAGGCCCTGCGCAAACTGCGAGCCGGAATAGCCGAACAGGTCAAGGCGGCGCGCGAAGTGCTCGTCGAGGCGAACTCGGTCCTCGGCGACGCCGAACCGGTGATCGAACCGCTGCCGGAGGAACGCGAGGCCACCTCCGCGGGCAAGCCGGCCGGACGCCAGTAA
- a CDS encoding TetR family transcriptional regulator, translating to MARSDHEDDLPAKERILRAAEDLFAENGFDATPTSRIAERAGVPKGLVHYYFRRKPDLLGALIKRLPEEQIDAARVVVPGDIAESLRRLVSELDARLARSRMLSHLLWREADTHHAVRDALQERFQQLVRQVRAVIVAAGSGELAVADVDSAAGLLALAVSYRHSVARHAGDDPPDLMDREVNFVADALTARAAPG from the coding sequence GTGGCGCGTTCCGATCACGAGGACGATCTTCCGGCCAAGGAGCGGATTTTGCGCGCGGCCGAGGACCTGTTCGCGGAAAACGGTTTCGACGCCACTCCGACCTCCCGGATCGCCGAGCGCGCGGGCGTGCCCAAGGGGCTCGTGCACTATTACTTCCGCCGCAAACCGGACCTGCTCGGCGCGCTGATCAAGCGGCTTCCGGAGGAGCAGATCGACGCCGCCCGCGTCGTGGTGCCGGGCGACATCGCGGAAAGCCTGCGGCGGCTGGTCTCCGAGCTCGACGCACGCCTGGCCCGGTCCCGGATGCTGTCGCACCTGCTGTGGCGGGAGGCGGACACGCACCATGCGGTGCGGGATGCGCTGCAGGAGCGGTTCCAGCAGCTGGTCCGGCAGGTGCGGGCGGTGATCGTCGCCGCCGGGAGTGGTGAGCTGGCGGTGGCCGACGTGGACAGCGCGGCCGGGCTGCTCGCGCTGGCGGTGAGCTACCGGCACTCGGTGGCACGGCACGCCGGTGACGATCCACCGGACCTGATGGACCGCGAGGTGAACTTCGTCGCCGACGCCCTGACGGCCCGGGCCGCGCCGGGTTAG
- a CDS encoding aldehyde dehydrogenase family protein translates to MSDEVAKAVEECARAAKAAAPSLATASDAAIDAALTAMAARLLDARDSVLEANRADVERARQDGMSAGLLDRLTITEERLTGMAEQLRLLAGAPHAEREIPVKALSGGLRLVERRRPVGVIGANYEARPNVTVDVASQLVKSRNAGVLRTGSAALGSAQRLLEVVVAPALAEAGIDPAVVQLVPRVEREAAAALVRFPDLVPLVILRGSGESTRALALEAAQHGVRTLAHADGGGVLYVDEAADAGKVRDLVFHSLDRLGVCNRLNLLLVHSAVHDQLWPVIAEALAERNVTPSLPPHDHPIGYEWALDSEREATVTVAQVSGVTEAVEIANERTSGLAAGIATEDAGTAQAFFDGYTGTGVFWNAPTRLLDGFKLLAVPETGINLDKVPGPRGPVTYTDLYVRQFAVLPGNQ, encoded by the coding sequence GTGTCCGACGAGGTGGCGAAGGCTGTTGAGGAATGCGCGCGGGCGGCCAAGGCGGCGGCCCCGTCGTTGGCCACCGCGTCGGATGCGGCCATCGACGCGGCCCTGACCGCCATGGCGGCCCGGCTCCTCGACGCGCGGGACAGCGTCCTGGAGGCCAACCGGGCCGACGTGGAGCGCGCCCGGCAGGACGGCATGAGCGCCGGCCTGCTCGACCGGCTCACGATCACCGAGGAACGGCTCACCGGCATGGCCGAGCAGCTGCGCCTGCTCGCCGGAGCGCCGCACGCGGAGCGCGAAATTCCGGTGAAGGCGCTGTCCGGCGGTCTGCGGCTGGTCGAGCGCCGCCGCCCGGTCGGGGTGATCGGCGCGAACTACGAGGCGCGGCCGAACGTGACGGTCGACGTCGCGTCGCAGCTGGTCAAGTCCCGCAACGCCGGGGTGCTGCGCACCGGTTCGGCGGCGCTGGGCTCCGCGCAGCGGCTGCTCGAGGTGGTCGTCGCGCCGGCGCTGGCGGAGGCGGGGATCGACCCCGCCGTGGTGCAGCTGGTGCCGCGGGTCGAGCGGGAGGCCGCCGCCGCCCTCGTCCGGTTCCCGGACCTGGTCCCGCTGGTCATCCTGCGCGGCAGTGGTGAGAGCACCCGCGCGCTCGCGCTCGAGGCCGCCCAGCACGGCGTCCGCACGCTGGCCCACGCCGACGGTGGTGGGGTGCTGTACGTCGACGAGGCCGCCGACGCCGGCAAGGTGCGCGACCTGGTCTTCCACAGCCTCGACCGGCTGGGCGTGTGCAACCGGCTGAACCTGCTGCTCGTCCACTCCGCGGTGCACGACCAGCTGTGGCCGGTCATCGCCGAGGCACTGGCCGAGCGGAACGTGACCCCTTCCCTCCCGCCGCACGACCACCCCATCGGCTACGAGTGGGCCCTCGACTCCGAGCGCGAGGCCACGGTCACGGTCGCGCAGGTCAGCGGCGTGACCGAGGCGGTCGAGATCGCCAACGAGCGAACCTCCGGCCTCGCCGCGGGCATCGCCACCGAGGACGCCGGGACCGCCCAGGCGTTCTTCGACGGCTACACCGGCACGGGCGTGTTCTGGAACGCCCCGACCCGCCTGCTCGACGGCTTCAAGCTCCTCGCCGTGCCCGAGACCGGCATCAACCTGGACAAGGTGCCGGGTCCCCGCGGGCCGGTCACCTACACCGACCTGTACGTGCGCCAGTTCGCGGTCCTGCCCGGGAACCAGTGA
- a CDS encoding adenylate cyclase regulatory domain-containing protein, whose amino-acid sequence MDSERLEGILLGGKRRYTRLEVAERAGVPIERATRLWRALGFATVGDDEVVFTDADIDAVRTTDQLISSGLLDERLEAPVARTLGLHLSRLAEWQVRMLWTLITETGHLGEDDAQVVTLVERLLPELQRVQDFVWRRHLAAFAGRALASPEENLEARTEAVGFVDMVGYTRMTRRLGESELSAVLESFELLATEVIADHHGRVVKMIGDEVLFVADAPADAAEIALTLTERTAADPELPEVRAGLAAGRILSRFGDVYGSVVNVAARLTSVARPGTVLADRALADALGGVPGFAVRSRRPVAVRGYPRLHPYVLRRD is encoded by the coding sequence GTGGATTCCGAGCGTCTGGAAGGCATTCTGCTCGGCGGCAAGCGCCGGTACACCCGGCTCGAGGTGGCCGAGCGGGCGGGTGTACCGATCGAACGGGCCACCCGGCTGTGGCGCGCGCTCGGGTTCGCCACGGTCGGGGACGACGAAGTCGTCTTCACCGACGCGGACATCGACGCCGTCCGCACCACCGATCAGCTGATCTCCTCCGGGCTGCTCGACGAGCGGCTGGAGGCCCCGGTCGCCCGCACGCTCGGCCTGCACCTGTCGCGGCTGGCCGAGTGGCAGGTGCGGATGCTGTGGACGCTGATCACCGAGACCGGGCACCTCGGCGAGGACGACGCGCAGGTCGTCACGCTCGTCGAGCGGCTGCTGCCGGAACTGCAACGCGTGCAGGACTTCGTGTGGCGCCGCCACCTGGCAGCGTTCGCGGGGCGGGCACTGGCCTCCCCGGAGGAGAACCTGGAGGCGCGGACCGAGGCCGTCGGGTTCGTCGACATGGTCGGCTACACCCGGATGACCCGCCGTCTCGGCGAAAGCGAGCTCAGCGCCGTGCTGGAGAGCTTCGAGCTGCTCGCCACCGAGGTGATCGCCGATCACCACGGCCGGGTGGTGAAGATGATCGGCGACGAGGTGCTGTTCGTGGCGGACGCGCCCGCCGACGCGGCCGAGATCGCGTTGACGCTGACCGAACGCACGGCGGCGGATCCGGAGCTGCCCGAGGTGCGGGCCGGGCTGGCGGCGGGCCGGATCCTGAGCCGCTTCGGTGACGTGTACGGGTCGGTGGTGAACGTGGCCGCCCGGCTCACGTCCGTCGCGCGCCCGGGAACCGTGCTGGCCGACCGCGCCCTGGCCGACGCCCTCGGCGGCGTGCCGGGGTTCGCGGTGCGGTCCCGGCGGCCGGTGGCGGTGCGGGGCTACCCGCGGCTGCACCCGTACGTGCTCAGGCGCGACTGA
- a CDS encoding universal stress protein has protein sequence MAAYRTVVVGTDGSDSSFRAVDRAAAVAADSGATLVIVCAYYPATRQDVEKAQDVLGDEAYQVVGSAPAEDTLRSAQDRARTAGAEKTETVAVVGEPVEALRKVVSDRAADLLVVGNRGLNTLTGRLLGSVPSEAARKSGVDVLIVHTT, from the coding sequence ATGGCTGCATACCGGACCGTGGTCGTCGGTACGGACGGGTCTGATTCATCGTTCCGCGCGGTCGATCGCGCGGCCGCCGTCGCGGCGGACTCCGGTGCCACCTTGGTCATCGTGTGCGCCTACTACCCGGCGACCAGGCAGGACGTGGAGAAGGCGCAGGACGTCCTGGGTGACGAGGCCTACCAGGTGGTCGGCTCCGCACCGGCCGAGGACACCCTCCGCAGCGCGCAGGACCGCGCCCGCACCGCCGGCGCGGAGAAGACCGAGACGGTCGCGGTGGTCGGCGAGCCGGTGGAGGCGCTGCGCAAGGTCGTGTCCGACCGGGCGGCCGACCTGCTGGTGGTCGGCAACCGCGGGCTGAACACCCTCACCGGCCGGCTCCTCGGTTCGGTGCCGTCCGAGGCAGCACGCAAATCCGGCGTCGACGTCCTGATCGTGCACACGACGTAG
- the mce gene encoding methylmalonyl-CoA epimerase: MDDALKPFVTTIDHVGIAVADLDAAIEFYASNFGLIATHSEVNEEQGVREAMLHAPGDESGPAIQLLAPLRPDSTIGKFLDSKGPGLQQLAYRVTDVEAAAEALRAKGLRLLYDKARRGTANSKVNFVHPKDAGGVLVELVEPAAAH, translated from the coding sequence ATGGATGACGCGCTGAAGCCGTTCGTGACGACGATCGACCACGTCGGCATCGCCGTCGCCGACCTGGACGCCGCGATCGAATTTTACGCGTCGAACTTCGGCCTGATCGCCACGCACTCCGAGGTCAACGAGGAGCAGGGCGTGCGCGAGGCGATGCTGCACGCGCCCGGCGACGAGTCCGGCCCGGCGATCCAGCTGCTCGCCCCGCTGCGCCCGGACTCGACGATCGGCAAGTTCCTGGACAGCAAGGGGCCGGGCCTGCAGCAGCTCGCCTACCGCGTCACCGACGTCGAAGCGGCGGCGGAGGCGTTGCGGGCCAAGGGGCTGCGGCTGCTCTACGACAAGGCCCGGCGCGGCACCGCGAACAGCAAGGTCAACTTCGTGCACCCCAAGGACGCCGGTGGCGTCCTCGTCGAACTGGTCGAACCGGCCGCCGCGCACTAA
- a CDS encoding acetyl-CoA C-acyltransferase — protein sequence MSGSVILGAARTPIGRLLGSLKDFTGAQLGGIAIKAALEQAGVSPDAVQYTIMGQVLTAGAGQIPARQAAVAAGIPMDVPALTINKVCLSGLDAIALADQLIRAGEFDLVVAGGQESMTQAPHLLPKSRSGFKYGDTTLLDHMAYDGLFCAFDQCAMGASTEKYNSRYGITREDQDAFSARSHERAVAAAGAGRFKAEMAPVTIPQRKGDPVVFDTDEGVRAGTTAESLAKLRPAFASDGTITAGSASQISDGAAAVVVASRAKAEELGLEPLAEIGAHGVVAGPDASLHEQPANAIKAALAKAKLDASALDLVEINEAFAAVGLVSIEKLGIDPEIVNVDGGAIALGHPIGASGARLAVHLVHELRRRGGGLGAAGLCGGGGQGDALLIKVPTR from the coding sequence GTGTCCGGTTCCGTCATCCTGGGTGCCGCTCGTACCCCGATCGGGCGTCTGCTCGGATCTCTCAAGGACTTCACCGGGGCCCAGCTCGGCGGGATCGCCATCAAGGCCGCGCTGGAGCAGGCCGGGGTGTCCCCGGACGCCGTCCAGTACACGATCATGGGCCAGGTCCTCACCGCGGGCGCGGGGCAGATCCCGGCGCGGCAGGCCGCGGTCGCCGCCGGCATCCCGATGGACGTGCCCGCGCTGACCATCAACAAGGTGTGCCTGTCCGGCCTGGACGCGATCGCGCTGGCCGACCAGCTCATCCGCGCCGGCGAGTTCGACCTGGTGGTGGCGGGCGGCCAGGAGTCGATGACCCAGGCGCCGCACCTGCTGCCCAAGTCGCGTTCCGGCTTCAAGTACGGCGACACCACGCTGCTCGACCACATGGCCTACGACGGCTTGTTCTGCGCGTTCGACCAGTGCGCGATGGGCGCGTCGACCGAGAAGTACAACTCCCGCTACGGCATCACCCGGGAAGATCAGGACGCCTTCTCGGCCCGCTCGCACGAGCGCGCCGTGGCCGCCGCCGGCGCCGGCCGGTTCAAGGCCGAGATGGCCCCGGTGACGATCCCGCAGCGCAAGGGCGACCCGGTCGTCTTCGACACCGACGAGGGCGTGCGTGCCGGCACCACGGCGGAGAGCCTGGCGAAGCTGCGCCCGGCGTTCGCCTCCGACGGCACCATCACCGCGGGCTCGGCCTCGCAGATCTCCGACGGTGCGGCCGCGGTGGTCGTCGCCAGCCGCGCCAAGGCCGAGGAGCTGGGTCTGGAGCCGCTGGCCGAGATCGGCGCGCACGGGGTGGTCGCCGGTCCGGACGCGAGCCTGCACGAGCAGCCGGCCAACGCGATCAAGGCCGCGCTCGCGAAGGCGAAGCTCGACGCGAGCGCGCTGGACCTGGTGGAGATCAACGAGGCGTTCGCCGCGGTGGGCCTGGTGTCGATCGAGAAGCTCGGCATCGACCCGGAGATCGTCAACGTCGACGGCGGTGCCATCGCCCTCGGCCACCCGATCGGCGCGTCCGGTGCCCGGCTGGCCGTGCACCTGGTGCACGAACTGCGCCGCCGCGGTGGCGGTCTCGGTGCGGCCGGCCTGTGCGGTGGCGGTGGCCAGGGTGACGCGCTGCTGATCAAGGTGCCCACCCGGTAG
- a CDS encoding M50 family metallopeptidase, producing the protein MNEATADLHVLAGLFGAQPGPSIPVPLVTGGIALLLVLSGAPWRLARNVVTIVHEAGHALVAVLAGRRLQGIKLHSDTSGVTLSRGKPEGPGMVLTALAGYPAPGMLGLVFASLLAAGRITALLVLAALLLLGVLVMVRNAYGVLSVVLTAGGLAVVALLAGPEVQAWFVYLITWFLLLGALRPVVELQMKRRRGAARDSDADQLARLTEVPAALWMLMLAVIAITCLVVGGAWLLEPALTP; encoded by the coding sequence GTGAACGAGGCGACGGCAGATCTCCACGTGCTGGCGGGTCTCTTCGGGGCGCAACCCGGTCCGTCCATCCCGGTGCCGCTGGTGACCGGCGGTATAGCGCTGCTGCTGGTGCTGTCCGGCGCGCCCTGGCGGCTGGCTCGCAACGTGGTGACGATTGTCCACGAGGCAGGCCACGCGCTGGTCGCGGTGCTGGCCGGGCGCCGGCTGCAGGGGATCAAGCTGCACTCGGACACGTCGGGCGTCACGCTCTCCCGGGGCAAGCCGGAAGGTCCGGGCATGGTGCTGACCGCGCTCGCGGGCTATCCGGCGCCGGGGATGCTCGGGCTGGTGTTCGCGAGTTTGCTGGCCGCCGGGCGCATCACGGCGCTGCTCGTGCTCGCCGCGTTGCTGTTGCTCGGCGTGCTGGTCATGGTTCGCAACGCCTACGGCGTGCTGTCCGTGGTGCTCACGGCCGGCGGGCTCGCAGTGGTCGCGCTGCTGGCCGGGCCGGAGGTGCAGGCGTGGTTCGTGTACCTGATCACGTGGTTCCTGCTCCTCGGTGCGCTCCGCCCGGTCGTCGAGCTGCAGATGAAGCGGCGACGGGGCGCGGCGCGGGACTCGGACGCGGACCAGCTGGCCCGGCTGACCGAGGTGCCGGCGGCGCTGTGGATGCTGATGCTGGCCGTGATCGCGATCACCTGTCTGGTCGTCGGGGGCGCCTGGCTGCTCGAACCCGCGCTGACGCCCTGA
- a CDS encoding DNA-3-methyladenine glycosylase family protein yields the protein MTSTVTSTVTRAARGAVEIGVPGQFDLTAAARFLEGFTPAARPDAAEEPGTLRFAFPLPGSWVHCGARVRQRAPGAVEVSVVAGKSDVAEVPDAAEVARHVARILSLDVDGSGFGAVGERDPVVAALQQRYPGLRPVLFTSPYEAACWAIIGQRIRFGQAALFKQRIAEARGTRLDVDGRPLWSFPAPAELLAMPAPPWLPEIKVDRLRAAAEAALDGRLDPAALRAAEPEDALEALRALSGIGAFSAQLILIRGAGHPDVFPRDERYLLEEMRRAYDRPGASVADLATIADAWCPYRSWVALLFRVNRGHHATPEGGEPRRDGRAD from the coding sequence ATGACGAGCACCGTGACGAGCACCGTGACCAGGGCGGCGCGGGGCGCCGTGGAGATCGGCGTGCCGGGGCAGTTCGACCTCACCGCGGCGGCCCGTTTCCTGGAGGGGTTCACGCCCGCGGCGCGACCGGACGCGGCGGAGGAACCGGGCACGCTCCGGTTCGCTTTCCCGCTGCCGGGTAGCTGGGTCCATTGCGGGGCGCGGGTACGGCAGCGGGCCCCCGGCGCGGTGGAAGTATCCGTGGTAGCGGGGAAATCGGATGTCGCGGAAGTCCCTGATGCCGCGGAAGTGGCGCGGCACGTGGCGCGCATCCTCTCGCTGGACGTGGACGGTTCCGGTTTCGGCGCGGTCGGCGAGCGCGATCCCGTCGTGGCCGCCTTGCAGCAGCGGTATCCGGGGTTGCGGCCGGTGCTGTTCACATCTCCGTACGAGGCCGCCTGCTGGGCGATCATCGGGCAGCGGATCCGGTTCGGGCAGGCGGCGTTGTTCAAGCAGCGCATCGCAGAGGCGCGCGGCACCCGACTGGATGTCGACGGCCGTCCGTTGTGGTCATTCCCCGCGCCGGCGGAGTTGCTGGCGATGCCGGCGCCGCCCTGGTTGCCGGAGATCAAAGTGGACCGTCTGCGGGCGGCGGCCGAAGCCGCGCTCGACGGCCGTCTCGATCCCGCGGCGTTGCGCGCTGCGGAACCCGAGGACGCGCTGGAGGCGCTGCGTGCCCTCTCCGGAATCGGGGCGTTCTCGGCGCAGCTGATCCTGATCCGTGGTGCCGGCCACCCGGACGTCTTTCCGAGGGACGAGCGTTATCTGCTCGAGGAGATGCGGCGCGCCTACGACCGTCCTGGTGCTTCCGTTGCGGATCTGGCCACCATCGCTGACGCCTGGTGCCCCTACCGCAGTTGGGTCGCTCTTCTGTTCCGCGTGAACCGTGGTCACCACGCGACGCCGGAGGGAGGTGAACCGCGACGCGATGGTCGAGCCGACTGA
- a CDS encoding S1C family serine protease has protein sequence MNDNEFRASQAGGIPPTYRHPHYQQPVAVAPALTPPRPKKKRLAVLVTTGTLAAAVVGGASGAAIVGLDHATSTTSLAPPSATTVSSTTNTDVSSVARKVLPSVVQVNVTTGDGEAIGSGVILTADGKILTNAHVVSGAAGNITITLSDGAKYQARVLGADTKADIAVLQAKGAGGLTPAKLGDSSKLQVGEQVVAIGSPGGLQNTVTSGIVSALNRQLSDISSGKQDTPFGQTANRTGDSPSYTAIQTDAPINQGNSGGPLVDTNGEVIGINSALYSPSSTSAGSVGIGFAIPINDAKTIIQQIENS, from the coding sequence ATGAACGACAACGAGTTCCGGGCGAGCCAGGCCGGCGGGATCCCGCCGACCTACCGCCACCCCCACTACCAGCAGCCGGTCGCGGTCGCGCCGGCGCTCACGCCCCCGCGGCCGAAGAAGAAGCGCCTCGCCGTCCTCGTCACCACCGGCACACTCGCCGCCGCCGTCGTCGGCGGTGCCAGCGGGGCCGCCATCGTGGGCCTCGACCACGCGACGTCGACCACCTCGCTCGCGCCGCCCTCCGCGACCACCGTGTCCAGCACGACCAACACCGACGTCAGCTCGGTCGCCCGGAAGGTGCTGCCCAGCGTCGTCCAGGTCAACGTCACCACCGGCGACGGCGAGGCCATCGGCTCCGGGGTGATCCTCACCGCCGACGGCAAGATCCTCACCAACGCCCACGTCGTGTCCGGCGCGGCGGGGAACATCACCATCACCCTGTCCGACGGCGCCAAATACCAGGCCCGCGTGCTCGGCGCCGACACCAAGGCCGACATCGCCGTCCTGCAGGCCAAGGGCGCCGGCGGGCTCACCCCCGCCAAGCTCGGCGACTCCAGCAAACTGCAAGTCGGTGAGCAAGTCGTAGCCATCGGCTCCCCCGGCGGACTGCAGAACACGGTCACCTCCGGCATCGTCAGCGCCCTCAACCGGCAGCTTTCCGACATCTCCAGCGGCAAACAGGACACCCCGTTCGGACAGACCGCGAACCGCACCGGCGACAGCCCCAGCTACACCGCCATCCAAACCGACGCACCCATCAACCAGGGCAACTCCGGCGGGCCGCTCGTCGACACGAACGGCGAGGTCATCGGCATCAACTCGGCCCTCTACAGCCCCTCGTCCACCTCTGCCGGATCGGTCGGCATCGGGTTCGCCATCCCCATCAACGACGCCAAAACGATCATCCAGCAGATCGAGAACAGCTGA
- a CDS encoding SPW repeat protein — MADRSKRAWTRPHDWAEVVLGLVALLTPLWASTGNAAMWTMIVLGALIALDGLLSLAVPGLVYGEGLQVILGALLFIAPWVMSYTGLGVAAWSSWIIGALTVIAGLAALPVANSVHRGGMRTAH; from the coding sequence ATGGCTGATCGGTCGAAGCGGGCGTGGACCCGTCCGCACGACTGGGCCGAGGTCGTGCTCGGACTGGTGGCCCTGCTGACACCGTTGTGGGCGAGCACCGGCAACGCCGCGATGTGGACGATGATCGTGCTCGGCGCCCTCATCGCCCTGGACGGCCTGCTGTCGCTGGCCGTGCCGGGCCTGGTGTACGGCGAGGGACTCCAGGTCATCCTCGGAGCGCTGCTGTTCATCGCACCGTGGGTGATGTCCTACACGGGCCTGGGCGTGGCGGCCTGGTCGTCGTGGATCATCGGTGCCCTGACCGTGATCGCCGGCCTGGCGGCCCTGCCGGTGGCGAACTCCGTGCACCGCGGCGGGATGCGGACCGCGCACTGA
- the meaB gene encoding methylmalonyl Co-A mutase-associated GTPase MeaB — protein sequence MPLDVADLVDRARNGQPRAVARLISLVEDAHPALREVAAALTPYTGRAWVIGLTGPPGVGKSTSTSVLVSALRAAGKRVGVLAIDPSSPFSGGALLGDRIRMTEHATDPGVFIRSMATRGHLGGLSWATPQAVRVLDAAGFDVVLIETVGVGQSEVDVVRLADTTVVLLAPGLGDGVQAAKAGVLEIADVFVVNKADREGADTVVRDLKQLIAFARREIRGESWRQPVVRTVAARGEGVSELVKALSGHRDWLAAHGELARRRAGRAASEVAAIALRELRARMTDPHRGGHLPAVAKKVADRALDPYAAADELLAALRDDS from the coding sequence GTGCCGCTGGACGTCGCGGACCTCGTCGACCGCGCGCGGAACGGGCAGCCGCGCGCGGTCGCCAGGCTGATCTCCCTGGTCGAGGACGCGCACCCGGCCTTGCGTGAGGTGGCCGCGGCGCTCACGCCGTACACCGGGCGTGCGTGGGTGATCGGCCTGACCGGGCCGCCCGGGGTCGGCAAGTCGACCTCGACGTCGGTGCTGGTGTCGGCGTTGCGCGCGGCGGGCAAGCGGGTGGGCGTGCTCGCGATCGACCCGTCGTCGCCGTTCTCCGGGGGTGCGCTGCTCGGCGACCGGATCCGGATGACCGAGCACGCGACCGATCCCGGGGTCTTCATCCGGTCCATGGCCACCCGCGGCCATCTCGGCGGCCTGTCCTGGGCGACGCCGCAGGCGGTGCGGGTGCTCGACGCCGCCGGGTTCGATGTCGTGCTGATCGAGACCGTCGGCGTGGGGCAGTCCGAAGTGGACGTCGTGCGGCTCGCCGACACCACGGTGGTCCTGCTGGCGCCCGGTCTCGGCGACGGTGTCCAGGCGGCGAAGGCCGGCGTGCTGGAGATCGCCGACGTGTTCGTGGTGAACAAGGCCGACCGCGAAGGTGCGGACACGGTGGTGCGCGATCTGAAGCAGCTGATCGCCTTCGCCCGCCGGGAGATCCGGGGGGAGAGCTGGCGGCAGCCGGTCGTGCGGACCGTCGCCGCCCGCGGCGAGGGTGTGTCGGAGCTGGTGAAGGCGTTGTCCGGGCACCGCGACTGGCTGGCCGCGCACGGGGAGCTGGCCCGCCGCCGGGCGGGGCGTGCCGCGAGCGAGGTGGCGGCGATCGCGTTGCGGGAACTGCGGGCCCGCATGACCGACCCGCACCGCGGCGGACATCTGCCGGCGGTCGCGAAGAAGGTGGCCGACCGGGCGCTGGACCCCTACGCCGCCGCGGACGAGCTGCTGGCCGCGCTCAGGGACGATTCGTAG
- the orn gene encoding oligoribonuclease, with amino-acid sequence MTDRLVWIDCEMTGLDLAKDALIEIAALVTDADLNILGDGLDLVIHADDDALAGMPDIVREMHAKSGLTDEVRRSAVTLEEAEHRVLDYIRAHVPEPNSAPLAGNSIATDRGFIARDMPALDAHLHYRMVDVSSVKELVRRWYPRIYYAKPEKGLAHRALADIKESISELDYYRRTAFVPMPGPSTEAARAAAAKVQLEHGK; translated from the coding sequence GTGACCGACCGTCTTGTCTGGATCGACTGCGAGATGACCGGGCTGGACCTCGCGAAGGACGCCCTGATCGAAATCGCCGCCCTGGTGACCGACGCCGACCTCAACATCCTCGGCGACGGCCTCGACCTCGTCATCCACGCCGACGACGACGCGCTCGCCGGCATGCCCGACATCGTGCGCGAGATGCACGCGAAATCCGGGCTCACCGACGAAGTCCGCCGCTCCGCCGTCACCCTCGAAGAAGCCGAACACCGCGTCCTCGACTACATCCGGGCCCACGTCCCCGAACCCAACAGCGCCCCGCTCGCCGGCAACTCCATCGCCACCGACCGCGGCTTCATCGCCCGCGACATGCCCGCACTCGACGCCCACCTGCACTACCGCATGGTCGACGTGTCCTCCGTCAAGGAACTCGTCCGGCGCTGGTACCCGCGCATCTACTACGCCAAGCCGGAGAAGGGCCTCGCCCACCGGGCACTCGCCGACATCAAGGAATCCATCAGCGAACTCGACTACTACCGGCGCACCGCGTTCGTGCCCATGCCCGGCCCGAGCACCGAAGCAGCCCGCGCCGCCGCCGCGAAAGTGCAGCTCGAACACGGCAAGTGA